The genomic interval GGAACCGCAGTTGTGGCAAGACCCCGTCCCTGATGTCGATCATGAATTGATTGACGCGCAAGACATCGCTGCCTTGAAGACTAAGATTCTCGAATCAGGACTGTCCATTTCTCAGCTCGTTTCAACCGCTTGGGCATCTGCGGCAACATTCCGCGGCACTGACAAGCGTGGTGGCGCGAACGGCGCACGCATTCGCCTTGCACCGCAAAAGGATTGGGAAGTCAACAATCCGTCTGAACTTGAGAAGGTAATTCAGACCCTTGAAGAGATTCAAGCGGAATTTAACGACGCGCAATCCGACGGCAAGCGGGTCTCACTCGCTGACGTGATCGTTCTCGCTGGGGGTGCAGGCGTTGAGGCTGCCGCAAAGAACGCTGACATTGACGTACAGGTTCCCTTCGCTCCAGGGCGCACGGACGCGTTGCAGGAGCAAACCGATGTCGAATCGTTTGCTGTGCTTGAACCGACTGCCGACGGATTCCGCAACTATATCGCAAACGGACACGAGAGAACAGCCGAAGAACTGCTGGTGGATCGCGCACACATGCTGACGCTCACCGCACCTGAGATGACCGTTCTCGTCGGTGGCTTGCGCGTCCTGGATACAAACGTTTGTGAATCCGGATTCGGTATCTTCACCGATCGTCCCGAGACGTTAACAACGGATTTCTTCACGAACCTGCTTAACATGAACATTGAGTGGGCAGCATCCGCTACAGACGAGAATATATTCGAGGGACGCCATCGCTTGACAGGCGATCTCAAGTGGACCGGCACCCGGGTCGACCTTGTATTCGGCTCAAACTCCCGACTCCGAGCCATTGCGGAAATCTACGCATGCGATGACGCACAAGAAACATTTGTGCGTGACTTCGTCGCTGCGTGGAACAAGGTCATGAATCTTGACCGTTTCGACCTTGCCTAATCTCGGCGAGGCAGGGCAGTGGAAGCGTGAAACCCTCACGCTTCCACTGCTCCACCTCCTTCTACACTTTTCTCCTTTCACCCATCTTGTAGGAGCGAGTTTTACTCGCGATTTCCCTTCATCACTCCCGTAGGTGTTTTTGCTTGGGTGTTTCCCCTAAGTTGAACGGTGTTGAGA from Candidatus Poribacteria bacterium carries:
- a CDS encoding catalase-peroxidase (has catalase and peroxidase activities) — its product is EPQLWQDPVPDVDHELIDAQDIAALKTKILESGLSISQLVSTAWASAATFRGTDKRGGANGARIRLAPQKDWEVNNPSELEKVIQTLEEIQAEFNDAQSDGKRVSLADVIVLAGGAGVEAAAKNADIDVQVPFAPGRTDALQEQTDVESFAVLEPTADGFRNYIANGHERTAEELLVDRAHMLTLTAPEMTVLVGGLRVLDTNVCESGFGIFTDRPETLTTDFFTNLLNMNIEWAASATDENIFEGRHRLTGDLKWTGTRVDLVFGSNSRLRAIAEIYACDDAQETFVRDFVAAWNKVMNLDRFDLA